Proteins encoded by one window of Cheilinus undulatus linkage group 13, ASM1832078v1, whole genome shotgun sequence:
- the LOC121520184 gene encoding mitochondrial coenzyme A transporter SLC25A42-like — MGNGVQEQRASLTQGDRLPLASSSQSESSYEGLNQTRSVLTSLFSGALAGAVAKTAVAPLDRTKIIFQVSSARFSAKEAYRLIYRTYLKEGFFSLWRGNSATMVRVIPYAAIQFCAHEQFKGLLGGYYGFQGKALPPLQRFLAGSMAGTTASMLTYPLDMVRARMAVTPKEMYSNILHVFVRISREEGMKTLYRGFTPTLMGVVPYAGLSFFTYESLKKVHAEKSGRPQPYSYERMAFGACAGLISQSASYPLDVVRRRMQTAGVTGHTYGTILGTIREIVSEEGVIRGLYKGLSMNWVKGPMAVGISFTTFDLTQILLKALDEMGSTNR, encoded by the exons GGTCTCAACCAAACTCGGTCAGTCCTCACCTCGCTCTTCTCAGGGGCTTTAGCAGGAGCTGTGGCCAAGACTGCTGTTGCCCCATTGGACCGAactaaaataatatttcaag tgtcttCAGCAAGATTCTCAGCCAAG GAGGCCTACAGGTTAATCTACCGCACATACCTGAAAGAAGGCTTCTTCAGCCTATGGAGGGGGAATTCTGCCACCATGGTGCGAGTCATCCCATATGCTGCCATTCAATTCTGTGCACACGAGCAATTCAAGGGGCTGCTGGGAGGCTACTACGGCTTTCAGGGCAA AGCTCTACCTCCTTTACAGAGGTTTCTGGCAGGGTCTATGGCAGGTACCACAGCTTCCATGTTGACCTATCCACTGGATATGGTGAGAGCTAGGATGGCTGTAACGCCAAAGGAAAT GTACAGTAACATTCTTCACGTGTTTGTGCGGATATCAAGAGAAGAGGGTATGAAGACTTTATATCGAGGCTTTACTCCTACCCTGATGGGTGTTGTGCCCTATGCTGGTCTCAGCTTCTTCACCTATGAGTCACTGAAGAAGGTACATGCAG AGAAAAGTGGGCGTCCACAGCCGTACTCCTATGAGCGTATGGCATTTGGAGCCTGCGCTGGTCTTATTAGCCAGTCGGCTTCTTACCCTCTGGACGTTGTGCGACGCCGGATGCAGACTGCGGGGGTCACGGGTCACACGTACGGTACGATCTTGGGCACCATTAGGGAGATTGTGTCTGAGGAGGGAGTGATCCGTGGACTCTACAAAGGTCTCAGCATGAACTGGGTTAAAGGACCCATGGCGGTGGGAATCAGCTTCACTACATTTGACCTCACACAGATTCTTCTGAAGGCGCTGGATGAGATGGGCTCTACTAACCGATAA